A genomic region of Cannabis sativa cultivar Pink pepper isolate KNU-18-1 chromosome 1, ASM2916894v1, whole genome shotgun sequence contains the following coding sequences:
- the LOC115705609 gene encoding protein GRAVITROPIC IN THE LIGHT 1 encodes MLPTGAKDSQLRENNSQKVHPQPMEEAMNQNPEAVEALISKIFTNISSLKSAYIQLQAAHTPYNPDKIQTADKLVISELKNLSELKHFYRENNPKPVCVSPQDSRLAAEIQEQQSLLKTYEVMVKKFQSEIQNKDSEILQMQRQIEEANQKRIKLEKNLKLRGLLSKDSEGSADENGFFHVDLTPDLFLSYVEATFKAIHDFSKPLINMMKAAGWDLDAAANSIEPNVVYAKRAHKKYAFESNICQQMFSGFQQESFAMKVDDLTLTKESFFNQFLALREMDPLDMLGQSPDSVFGKFCRSKYLVVVHQKMEASFFGNMDQRNYVMGGGHPRTPFYQAFLKLAKAVWLLHRLAYSFDPSVKVFQVKRGSEFSEVYMESVVKNLMIVDENDPKPKVGLMVMPGFWIGGTVIQSRVYLSGMKVAE; translated from the coding sequence ATGCTACCCACTGGAGCAAAGGATTCCCAACTTCGTGAGAACAACAGCCAGAAGGTTCACCCACAACCAATGGAAGAGGCTATGAATCAGAACCCAGAAGCCGTTGAGGCCCTGATATCCAAGATTTTTACCAACATTTCCTCCCTTAAGTCAGCTTACATCCAACTTCAAGCAGCTCATACTCCCTACAACCCCGATAAAATTCAAACTGCTGATAAGCTTGTAATATCTGAACTGAAGAACTTGTCTGAACTAAAACACTTCTACAGAGAAAACAATCCCAAGCCAGTATGTGTTTCCCCACAGGATTCTCGCTTGGCTGCTGAGATCCAAGAACAACAGAGCCTGCTGAAGACCTACGAGGTTATGGTTAAGAAGTTCCAGTCTGAAATTCAGAATAAAGATTCTGAGATCCTTCAAATGCAACGGCAAATTGAGGAGGCAAACCAGAAGCGAATTAAGCTTGAAAAGAATCTTAAGCTCAGGGGATTGTTGTCAAAAGATTCTGAAGGTTCGGCAGATGAAAATGGTTTTTTCCATGTGGATCTAACTCCTGATCTTTTCTTGTCATATGTAGAAGCTACTTTTAAAGCTATTCATGATTTTTCTAAGCCATTGATCAACATGATGAAAGCTGCTGGTTGGGACCTTGATGCTGCAGCTAACTCAATCGAACCCAATGTTGTTTATGCGAAAAGGGCTCACAAGAAATATGCATTTGAATCCAATATTTGCCAACAAATGTTCAGTGGCTTTCAGCAGGAAAGCTTTGCCATGAAAGTTGATGATCTTACTCTTACAAAGGAGAGCTTCTTCAACCAATTTCTTGCATTAAGGGAGATGGATCCACTTGACATGCTTGGTCAAAGTCCAGATTCGGTGTTTGGGAAATTTTGCCGAAGCAAATACCTAGTAGTGGTTCATCAGAAGATGGAGGCTTCTTTTTTCGGAAACATGGATCAAAGGAATTACGTCATGGGAGGCGGGCATCCAAGGACTCCTTTCTACCAGGCATTTCTAAAACTGGCCAAGGCAGTCTGGCTTTTGCATAGGTTGGCTTATTCTTTTGATCCCAGTGTTAAGGTCTTCCAAGTGAAGAGAGGAAGTGAATTCTCCGAGGTTTATATGGAGAGTGTAGTGAAGAATTTGATGATAGTAGATGAAAATGACCCAAAACCTAAGGTAGGACTTATGGTTATGCCTGGTTTCTGGATTGGGGGGACTGTGATTCAGAGTCGAGTTTATCTCTCGGGCATGAAGGTTGCTGAATAA